In the genome of Rhodamnia argentea isolate NSW1041297 chromosome 3, ASM2092103v1, whole genome shotgun sequence, one region contains:
- the LOC115743209 gene encoding coiled-coil domain-containing protein 97: MAETSTSRSSGEINGEAKERIAQRLSSLENLYFPRAVQPRASDSSQRKSIFLDLLSRDIAVFLERYGTQLTSDELQEFDALKGDYEINWHLNHLRTIMSPTSDELRLRSITVKNRRRAYLNKLISDGQYFSEDAMREREPYLHHEYVGKFQDPSGRSMARPGERWSETLMRRSEEAFVVAEIRREQQRLGVAERDWVGNEIKQVEEEEGEVEEEEEEEEEEQEQAANGEHIMKANGSAAPSNHVESAAAGQMEGETLSAMEIQDQLDQFTYIMQQKFLSGEDHQHLDYSKIDEDESLDDHWLREANDDAEDKYFAED; encoded by the exons ATGGCAGAGACGAGCACGAGCAGAAGCAGCGGAGAGATTAATGGCGAGGCGAAAGAGAGGATTGCACAGAGGTTATCGTCGCTCGAGAACCTCTACTTCCCTCGCGCTGTCCAACCTCGAGCCTCCGATTCCTCTCAGCGCAAGTCCATCTTCCTCGACCTCCTCTCTCGCGACATCGCCGTTTTCTTag AACGTTATGGAACTCAATTGACGAGCGATGAGCTTCAAGAATTTGATGCACTCAAGGGCGACTACGAAATAAACTGGCATCTAAATCACCTGAGGACCATCATGAGTCCAACTTCGGATGAGttacggttgagatcaatcacTGTGAAAAATCGCAGGAGAGCTTACCTTAATAAGCTAATATCTGATGGGCAATACTTTTCGGAGGATGctatgagggagagagagccaTATTTGCACCACGAGTATGTGGGGAAGTTCCAGGATCCTAGTGGGAGGAGTATGGCCAGGCCAGGGGAGAGGTGGTCCGAGACATTGATGAGGAGGTCAGAAGAAGCTTTTGTGGTTGCAGAGATACGGAGGGAGCAGCAAAGGTTAGGTGTTGCTGAGAGGGACTGGGTTGGTAATGAAATAAAACaagtggaagaggaagaaggggaggtagaggaagaggaggaggaggaggaggaggagcaggagcAGGCAGCAAACGGAGAACACATCATGAAAGCCAATGGGTCTGCCGCCCCTTCAAATCATGTGGAG AGTGCCGCCGCAGGGCAGATGGAGGGAGAAACTTTATCTGCTATGGAAATTCAAGACCAGCTGGATCAGTTCACTTACATTATGCAGCAGAAGTTTTTGTCAGGAGAAGATCACCAGCACTTGGATTACTCCAAAATAGACGAGGATGAGAGCCTGGATGATCACTGGCTTAGGGAGGCCAACGATGATGCCGAGGATAAGTATTTCGCTGAAGATTGA